A stretch of the Nicotiana tabacum cultivar K326 chromosome 6, ASM71507v2, whole genome shotgun sequence genome encodes the following:
- the LOC107823268 gene encoding protein NRT1/ PTR FAMILY 5.1: MRGTNINGPSHPAVLQSSKSSCSTNTTYSLPTLPPILQSSTFLTSYHRSNFGFIDLMEANNDYTQDGTVDLRGQPVLAEKTGKWKACSFLVGYEAFERMAFYGIVSNLVVYLTTQLHEDTVSSVRNVNNWSGSVWITPLLGAYVADTYLGRFWTFTISSLIYVMGMVLLTMAVSIKFMKPSCENGVCNKATASQIAFFYASLYIIAIGAGGTKPNISTFGADQFDDFNPQEKKLKVSFFNWWMFSTFAGALLATIGLVYIQENLSWGLGYGIPTVGLIFSLVIFYIGTPNYRHKVRKSQYPARDLFRVPIVAFANRKIELPNDPSELHEFDMQYYFSTGKRQVHHTPVFRFLDKAAVKRDTSTGSRPPCTVTQVEGAKLIMGMAMIWLVTLIPSTIWAQINTLFVKQGTTLDRHLGSRFQIPAASLGSFVTLTMLLSVPMYDRYFVPFMRKKTGNPRGITLLQRLGTGFLIQIVAIAIAYAMEVRRMQVIKMHHINGPKEIVPMTIFCLLPQYVLLGVADVFNAIGLLEFFYDQSPEDMQSLGTTFFTSGIGLGNFLNSFLVTMVDKITGSNRGKSWIGNNMNDSHLDYYYGFLLVMSTLNLGAFLWASKRYIYKRESTEMKDEFVELEGKAIDLLP; the protein is encoded by the exons ATGAGAGGGACAAATATAAATGGTCCATCACACCCAGCTGTACTGCAAAGCAGTAAGAGCAGTTGCAGCACCAATACTACATATAGCCTACCTACTCTTCCTCCAATTCTTCAGTCCTCAACTTTCTTAACTTCCTACCATCGCTCTAATTTTGGCTTCATTGATCTAATGGAAGCTAATAATGATTACACACAAGATGGCACGGTTGATCTtcgaggtcaacctgttcttgcTGAGAAAACTGGCAAATGGAAAGCTTGTTCTTTCCTTGTTG GGTATGAAGCATTTGAGAGGATGGCTTTCTATGGGATAGTTTCAAATTTAGTGGTGTACTTAACAACACAACTACATGAAGATACTGTTTCATCAGTTAGGAATGTGAATAACTGGTCTGGTTCAGTTTGGATTACACCTCTTCTTGGAGCCTATGTTGCTGACACTTACTTGGGTCGCTTCTGGACTTTCACTATCTCTTCACTTATTTACGTCATG GGAATGGTGCTTTTGACAATGGCCGTGTCAATTAAATTCATGAAGCCGAGTTGTGAAAATGGAGTATGCAACAAGGCCACTGCATCTCAAATCGCCTTCTTCTACGCATCTCTTTACATAATAGCCATTGGAGCAGGTGGAACAAAGCCTAATATATCCACATTTGGTGCTGACCAATTCGACGACTTTAATCCACAAGAAAAAAAGCTAAAAGTTTCCTTCTTCAATTGGTGGATGTTCAGTACCTTTGCTGGTGCTTTACTTGCTACAATTGGCCTTGTTTACATCCAAGAAAACTTGAGCTGGGGATTAGGATATGGCATTCCAACTGTGGGTCTGATATTTTCTCTAGTCATTTTTTACATTGGAACCCCAAATTACAGGCACAAAGTTAGAAAGTCTCAGTATCCTGCTCGGGACCTATTTCGTGTTCCTATCGTCGCATTTGCCAACAGGAAAATTGAGCTCCCTAATGACCCGTCTGAGCTTCATGAATTTGATATGCAATACTATTTCAGTACTGGAAAACGCCAAGTCCATCACACTCCAGTATTCAG GTTCTTGGACAAGGCTGCAGTCAAACGAGACACTTCAACAGGCTCAAGACCACCATGCACGGTGACTCAGGTCGAAGGAGCCAAGCTAATTATGGGAATGGCCATGATATGGCTAGTAACCCTAATCCCTAGCACCATTTGGGCACAAATAAACACTCTTTTTGTCAAACAGGGCACCACCTTGGACAGACACTTGGGTTCAAGATTTCAGATTCCCGCAGCATCATTGGGAAGCTTTGTGACTCTCACTATGTTATTGTCCGTGCCCATGTACGACCGATATTTCGTGCCTTTTATGCGCAAGAAAACAGGAAATCCTAGGGGAATCACATTACTCCAGAGGCTAGGAACAGGTTTCCTTATCCAAATTGTAGCCATCGCGATTGCTTATGCTATGGAAGTGAGAAGAATGCAAGTCATAAAAATGCACCACATCAACGGGCCTAAAGAAATAGTCCCTATGACAATATTCTGTTTATTGCCTCAGTACGTGCTATTGGGCGTGGCGGATGTGTTTAATGCCATAGGATTGCTGGAATTTTTCTATGATCAATCACCAGAAGATATGCAAAGCCTTGGTACGACGTTTTTCACAAGTGGGATTGGCCTTGGAAATTTCTTGAATAGCTTTTTGGTGACGATGGTGGATAAAATTACTGGGAGTAATAGAGGGAAGAGTTGGATTGGAAACAATATGAATGACTCGCACTTGGATTATTACTATGGTTTCCTCTTGGTCATGTCTACCTTAAATTTAGGAGCATTTTTGTGGGCATCTAAAAGGTATATCTATAAAAGGGAATCTACAGAAATGAAAGACGAATTTGTAGAGTTGGAAGGCAAAGCCATAGACCTTCTTCCTTAG